One Nocardioidaceae bacterium SCSIO 66511 genomic window carries:
- a CDS encoding response regulator transcription factor: MSTLLLLTNSHESSVEVLPALALLPHTVKILPPDPSVLVDAPPVDAVIIDGRQELAHVRALTRMLRTTGSDSPLILAVTEGGLAVVAADWGMDDFILTTAGPAELEARLRVGTGRMEEEHDDPESHLIKSGGVVVDDVTYTAKLDGRVLDLTFKEFELLKYLAQHPGRVFSREQLLQEVWGYDYFGGSRTVDVHVRRLRSKLGADKESLIGTVRNVGYRFVVPNTETKRTKNVQRSH, translated from the coding sequence ATGTCGACCCTGCTCCTACTGACGAACAGTCATGAGTCGTCCGTGGAGGTGTTGCCTGCGCTCGCCCTTCTCCCCCACACCGTGAAGATCCTGCCGCCCGATCCGAGTGTGCTCGTCGACGCTCCACCGGTCGATGCCGTCATCATCGACGGCCGCCAGGAGCTCGCACACGTACGAGCCCTCACCCGGATGTTGCGTACGACCGGCTCCGACTCACCGCTGATCCTCGCGGTCACCGAGGGCGGGCTCGCCGTCGTCGCCGCCGACTGGGGCATGGACGACTTCATCCTCACCACCGCCGGGCCGGCCGAGCTGGAGGCGCGGCTACGCGTCGGCACCGGCCGTATGGAGGAGGAGCACGACGACCCCGAGTCGCATCTGATCAAGTCCGGCGGAGTCGTGGTCGACGACGTCACGTACACCGCGAAGCTCGACGGGCGCGTACTCGACCTCACCTTCAAGGAGTTCGAGCTGCTCAAGTACCTCGCCCAGCATCCGGGCCGGGTGTTCAGCCGCGAGCAGCTGCTGCAGGAGGTGTGGGGGTACGACTACTTCGGCGGCTCACGCACGGTCGACGTGCACGTACGCCGGCTCCGCTCCAAGCTCGGCGCCGACAAGGAGTCGCTGATCGGCACCGTACGCAATGTCGGCTACCGCTTCGTCGTACCCAACACCGAGACGAAGCGCACCAAGAACGTTCAGCGATCGCACTGA
- the mshD gene encoding mycothiol synthase — MSNLDISVTDTLEPAAVEDVDALVSAATDHDGVAPLNEQSLLRLHDASVRDAVHVRAVADSGLVGYAIGELDDALVIECVVAPGARRAGIGSALVDAVVDTARGREVRAWAHGDLPGSAELATKAGFTHVRTLLRMETRLEETLAEPSAPDGVVFRTFRPGADDEAWLALNARAFADHPEQGSMTQHDLDQRIAADWFDADGFFLAERAGELVGFHWTKVADGIGEVYVVGVDPDAQGLGLGSALTRLGLVHLQRQGIRTVDLYVEGDNGPALAVYGRLGFETAARDVMYARQPAT; from the coding sequence GTGAGCAACCTGGACATCTCGGTCACCGACACCCTCGAGCCCGCAGCCGTCGAAGACGTCGACGCTCTCGTCAGCGCCGCGACCGACCACGACGGTGTCGCCCCGCTCAACGAGCAGTCGCTACTCCGCCTGCACGACGCTTCCGTACGCGACGCCGTGCACGTACGCGCGGTCGCAGACTCCGGCCTGGTTGGCTACGCGATCGGTGAGCTCGACGACGCACTGGTCATCGAATGCGTTGTCGCACCCGGCGCACGACGAGCCGGCATCGGCAGTGCACTCGTCGATGCCGTGGTCGACACGGCTCGTGGGCGGGAGGTCCGGGCATGGGCACACGGCGACCTGCCTGGCTCCGCCGAGCTCGCGACGAAGGCCGGGTTCACCCACGTACGAACGCTGCTGCGGATGGAGACACGGCTCGAGGAGACACTCGCCGAACCGTCCGCTCCGGACGGCGTCGTCTTCCGGACGTTCCGCCCCGGTGCCGACGACGAAGCCTGGCTCGCCCTCAACGCAAGGGCGTTCGCCGACCATCCGGAACAGGGGTCGATGACGCAGCACGACCTCGACCAGCGCATCGCGGCCGACTGGTTCGACGCCGACGGGTTCTTCCTCGCCGAGCGTGCCGGCGAGCTCGTCGGCTTCCACTGGACCAAGGTCGCCGACGGCATCGGCGAGGTCTACGTCGTCGGCGTCGATCCGGACGCCCAGGGCCTCGGTCTCGGCTCGGCGCTCACTCGGCTGGGGCTCGTACACCTGCAACGGCAGGGCATTCGTACCGTCGATCTCTACGTCGAGGGAGACAACGGTCCGGCCCTCGCCGTCTACGGGCGGCTCGGGTTCGAGACTGCTGCCCGCGATGTGATGTACGCGCGCCAACCCGCGACCTAA
- a CDS encoding DNA alkylation repair protein: MSTEQATVAILDALAGEADPVRAERESTYLKSTLTHLGVRVPLIRSITRRAMRDHDVTEHVDVLALAQTLWREPVHEHRMAAVEVLRYRAKTLDPDDLATIERLVRESKTWALVDFLSSDVAGVIADTYPDAGAVLDRWARDDDFWVRRAALLTLLVPLRNGDGDWQRFAAYADSMLDEREFFIRKAIGWVLRDTAKRRPKLVEDWLRERPGRVPVLAVREAVKPLPEDVRPELIARALRR, translated from the coding sequence GTGAGCACCGAGCAGGCCACTGTCGCGATCCTCGACGCCCTCGCCGGCGAGGCCGATCCCGTACGCGCCGAACGCGAGTCCACATACCTGAAGAGCACCCTGACACACCTGGGCGTACGGGTTCCGCTGATCCGTTCCATCACCCGCCGGGCGATGCGAGACCACGACGTGACCGAGCACGTCGACGTGTTGGCGCTCGCCCAGACGCTGTGGCGCGAGCCCGTCCACGAACACCGGATGGCCGCCGTCGAGGTGCTTCGCTACCGCGCCAAGACACTCGACCCCGACGATCTCGCGACCATCGAACGGCTGGTACGCGAGTCGAAGACCTGGGCGCTGGTCGACTTCCTGTCGTCAGACGTCGCCGGGGTCATCGCCGACACCTACCCGGACGCCGGTGCGGTACTCGACCGCTGGGCTCGAGACGACGACTTCTGGGTTCGCCGCGCCGCACTGCTCACGCTGCTCGTGCCCCTTCGCAACGGCGACGGCGACTGGCAACGCTTCGCCGCGTACGCCGACTCGATGTTGGACGAGCGCGAGTTCTTCATCCGCAAGGCGATCGGCTGGGTTCTCCGAGACACGGCCAAGCGGCGCCCGAAGCTGGTCGAAGACTGGCTGCGCGAACGCCCCGGCAGGGTGCCCGTCCTGGCCGTACGAGAGGCCGTCAAGCCGCTGCCCGAAGACGTACGCCCCGAGCTCATCGCCCGCGCACTCCGACGCTGA
- a CDS encoding MoaD/ThiS family protein, with protein MSDSDAGGQVTVRFWAAARAAAGQDSMRVEPGSLDDVLAAVRAAYPGNKRLHDVMDMCSVLIGETPVTTADRSAVDVPAGSSVELLPPFAGG; from the coding sequence GTGAGTGACAGCGATGCAGGCGGGCAGGTGACCGTGCGCTTCTGGGCGGCTGCTCGCGCGGCCGCTGGGCAGGACTCCATGCGCGTCGAGCCGGGCTCTTTGGACGACGTTTTGGCCGCCGTACGCGCCGCGTACCCGGGCAACAAACGACTCCACGATGTGATGGACATGTGTTCGGTGCTGATCGGCGAAACACCGGTCACGACGGCCGACCGGTCGGCCGTCGACGTACCTGCCGGGTCGTCGGTCGAGCTGCTGCCGCCGTTCGCCGGCGGGTGA
- a CDS encoding alpha/beta hydrolase, with protein MSLSRITAQLKGSALRGLLSLPTPFVRLLGGRPVVREGVELDAEMQLILRLQRLEGPAVEDRPLPHGRRALLSGARLVGGALLVGSVVDRELAGPAGPVPIRIYTPRGVTAIGPALVYYHGGGWVYGGLESHDAVCRFLAEHADVRVIAVDYRLAPEAPFPAAVDDALAAYDWISANAEGLGVDPSCIAVGGDSAGANLATVIAQERVGSGGPVFQLLIYPPTDFGTERASRHRYASGFYLSKRYMDQAEAMYLPEGTDVSDPRLSPIYGKLEGIAPAYVVTAGFDPLRDEGEAYADAMRAAGVEVEYVCERGLIHSFANMVGVGRSGPAAMRRAGDALLRGVRPA; from the coding sequence ATGTCTCTGTCTCGGATCACGGCGCAGCTGAAAGGCAGCGCTCTGCGCGGTCTGCTCTCCCTTCCGACGCCGTTCGTACGCCTGCTCGGGGGCCGACCCGTCGTACGCGAGGGCGTCGAGCTCGATGCGGAGATGCAGTTGATCCTCAGGCTGCAGAGGCTCGAGGGCCCGGCCGTCGAAGACCGTCCGCTGCCGCACGGCCGCAGGGCACTCCTGTCGGGCGCCCGACTCGTCGGCGGCGCTCTGCTTGTCGGCAGCGTCGTCGACCGCGAGCTCGCAGGTCCGGCGGGCCCGGTCCCGATCCGGATCTACACGCCTCGCGGAGTGACCGCAATCGGCCCGGCGCTGGTCTACTACCACGGCGGCGGCTGGGTGTACGGCGGCTTGGAGAGCCACGATGCGGTCTGCCGCTTCCTGGCCGAGCACGCCGATGTGCGGGTGATCGCAGTCGACTACCGGCTTGCGCCCGAGGCGCCTTTCCCCGCGGCCGTTGACGATGCGCTCGCGGCGTACGACTGGATCTCCGCGAATGCCGAGGGGCTCGGCGTCGACCCGTCGTGCATCGCGGTCGGCGGCGACAGTGCAGGCGCCAACCTGGCGACCGTCATCGCTCAGGAGCGGGTGGGTTCGGGCGGCCCCGTCTTCCAGCTGCTGATCTATCCGCCTACCGACTTCGGCACCGAGCGGGCGAGCCGGCATAGGTACGCATCAGGTTTCTACCTCAGCAAGCGGTACATGGACCAGGCCGAGGCGATGTACCTGCCCGAGGGCACGGATGTCAGTGATCCACGGTTGTCGCCGATCTACGGCAAGCTCGAAGGCATCGCGCCCGCATACGTCGTGACAGCTGGCTTCGATCCGCTGCGCGACGAGGGCGAGGCCTACGCCGACGCGATGCGTGCCGCGGGCGTGGAGGTCGAGTACGTCTGCGAACGCGGTCTGATCCACTCGTTCGCGAACATGGTCGGAGTCGGCCGCAGCGGACCGGCGGCGATGCGCCGCGCCGGTGACGCGTTGCTCCGTGGCGTGCGACCCGCTTAG